The Coregonus clupeaformis isolate EN_2021a chromosome 3, ASM2061545v1, whole genome shotgun sequence genome includes a region encoding these proteins:
- the fhip1aa gene encoding FHF complex subunit HOOK interacting protein 1A encodes MMMASMVANGNRDGRKGQALVLKGVDPETCMIVFKNHWAQVVKILEKHDPLRSNTSSAALGVIGLTSGGPMRFGGPIPGDEASAVQNYVEHMLFLLMEEDAGQAGAMGPILEFVVMENVMERLFLWSLRRQFTDDMKLEQLKMYEMIVGQARQPLLHHKPVLRPLMMLLSSCSGTAAPAVEAELVSLLNQLCCVLARDQSVLELFFHTSEDQGAANFLIFSLLIPFIHREGLVGQQARDALLLIMSLSAENQRVAQHIAENTYFCPVLATGLSGLYSSLPTKLEVPGEEWHCLSRDDWLQMPTLVQFLNSLEFCNAVIQVSHPSIRDQLVSYIYNGFLVPVLAPALHKLTLEEVMTTTAYLDLFVRSVSEPVLLQTFLSFILLHRHENVHILDTLVSRINTPFQLGTVSLALFQTLIGLYCEDVMLQLILRYLIPCNHMMLSQRRVVKERDCYSVSAAKILALTPSCCSPEHSPPPLRQLDSILWSKGTDNSPNTGTMETEETEDGSGYSCVIGSEIYLDVSYLHYLYNARLGISSCTRACQVWSAPYDGEDPPPEEYQPSALEEAGARGRQAQTVNPKKSHPHPRPHPPCPPQTTDPAPTNQLELEWDDSYDAGPVVSPEAAAAESSRPPQPPAAEPPKHIQEMRRTAIMLVKGSYIEESDFQDDVMVYDLVAKKDARDTVDRRRPSRETQPESEMDSEFNLEEDDFKESSLQEKDEVPLSNGLSLPLHPTNMEVTKGSKEVKGHVADHNSNLQSPSATEVGDDLMGQYEELIRTLGSGEVGAETGGSSLVKTADKEFRNPVVTPMEEDEVDFSSFSMDTPELEKQHSSLFGTKLCSGSTRSHSVPFTGPFVSVLLSRLENMLDNSLHVNLLLTGILAQLAAYPQPLLQSFLLNTNMVFQPSVRSLYQVLASLKNQIEQQASTKKDFPELITSAQHCLLARESSLKGQDTNSGDSSECSPLEAGRMMKSSPPPQPKTISLARTEVFATVLFTEFLKELAAIAQEHSILSHVPMEE; translated from the exons ATGATGATGGCCTCCATGGTTGCCAATGGAAACAGGGATGGCAGGAAGGGGCAGGCCCTGGTCCTGAAAGGGGTGGACCCAGAGACATGCATGATCGTGTTCAAGAACCACTGGGCACAG GTGGTAAAGATCCTGGAGAAGCATGATCCTCTCCGCAGCAACACCAGCAGCGCTGCCCTTGGTGTCATCGGCCTCACCAGCGGCGGCCCCATGCGTTTCGGCGGGCCCATCCCGGGGGACGAGGCCAGCGCGGTGCAGAACTACGTGGAACACATGCTGTTCCTGCTCATGGAGGAGGACGCCGGCCAGGCGGGAGCCATGGGACCCATCCTGGAGTTTGTGGTGATGGAGAACGTCATGGAGAGGCTCTTCCTGTGGAGCCTGAGGCGGCAGTTTACTGATGATATGAAGCTGGAGCAGCTCAAG aTGTATGAGATGATTGTGGGCCAGGCGCGGCAGCCCTTACTGCACCACAAACCTGTGTTACGGCCCTTAATGATGCTCCTGTCGTCGTGCTCGGGGACAGCTGCCCCGGCGGTGGAGGCTGAGCTGGTGTCATTACTCAACCAGCTGTGCTGCGTCCTGGCCAGGGACCAGTCTGTCCTGGAGCTCTTCTTCCATACCAG TGAGGACCAGGGGGCGGCCAACTTCCTGATCTTCTCCCTGCTGATCCCCTTCATCCACCGGGAGGGCCTGGTGGGCCAGCAGGCCCGGGACGCCCTGCTCCTCATCATGTCGCTGTCTGCAGAGAACCAGCGCGTGGCCCAGCACATCGCAGAGAACACCTACTTTTGTCCG GTGCTGGCCACGGGGCTGAGCGGTCTGTACTCGTCTCTGCCCACCAAGCTGGAGGTGCCCGGTGAGGAGTGGCACTGCCTCAGCAGAGATGACTGGCTACAGATGCCCACCCTGGTCCAGTTCCTCAACTCACTGGAGTTCTGCAATGCAGTCATTCAGGTGTCTCACCCCAGCATCAGGGACCAGCTGGTGAGCTACATCTACAATGGCTTTCTGGTGCCTGTGTTGGCACCGGCCCTCCACAAG cTGACCCTGGAGGAGGTGATGACCACCACGGCCTATCTGGACCTGTTTGTGCGGTCGGTGTCGGAGCCGGTCCTGCTGCAGACcttcctctccttcatcctcCTCCACCGCCACGAGAACGTCCACATCCTGGACACGCTGGTCAGCCGCATCAACACACCCTTCCAG CTGGGTACTGTGTCTCTGGCGCTGTTCCAGACTCTCATTGGACTATACTGTGAGGATGTGATGCTGCAGCTCATCTTGAG GTACCTGATCCCCTGTAATCACATGATGCTGAGCCAGAGACGCgtggtgaaggagagagactgctACTCTGTGTCGGCCGCTAAGATCCTGGCGCTCACACCCTCCTGCTGCTCCCCCGAACACAGCCCCCCACCCCTCAGACAGCTGGACTCCATCCTCTGGTCAAAGGGCACAGACAACAGTCCTAACACTGGCACCATGG AGACGGAGGAGACCGAGGATGGCTCGGGCTACTCCTGCGTCATCGGCTCTGAGATCTACCTGGACGTCAGCTACCTGCACTACCTCTACAATGCCCGCCTGGGCATCAGCAGCTGTACCCGGGCCTGCCAGGTGTGGTCGGCCCCCTACGATGGAGAGGACCCCCCTCCAGAGGAGTACCAGCCCAGTGCCCTGGAGGAGGCAGGGGCCAGGGGGCGCCAAGCCCAGACGGTCAACCCCAAGAAGTCACATCCACATCCACGGCCTCATCCCCCCTGCCCGCCCCAGACCACAGACCCAGCCCCTACTAATCAACTAGAGCTGGAGTGGGACGATAGTTATGATGCCGGTCCGGTGGTGTCCCCcgaggctgctgctgctgagaGTAGTAGACCTCCACAGCCGCCTGCAGCCGAGCCACCCAAACACATCCAGGAGATGAGGAGGACTGCCATCATGCTGGTTAAGGGTTCCTACATAGAGGAGTCCGACTTCCAGGATGATGTCATGGTCTACGACCTTGTGGCAAAGAAGGACGCCCGCGATACTGTGGATCGGCGCAGACCCAGCAGGGAGACACAACCGGAATCTGAAATGGACTCAGAATTTAACCTTGAGGAGGACGATTTCAAAGAATCCAGTCTGCAGGAGAAGGATGAGGTCCCCCTCAGCAATGGCCTGAGTCTTCCACTCCATCCCACCAACATGGAGGTCACAAAGGGGTCAAAGGAGGTCAAAGGTCATGTTGCGGACCATAACTCCAACCTCCAGAGCCCCTCGGCTACTGAGGTGGGGGACGACCTCATGGGTCAGTATGAGGAGCTGATTCGTACGCTGGGCAGTGGCGAGGTCGGGGCTGAGACCGGGGGGAGCAGCCTTGTGAAAACGGCGGACAAAGAGTTCCGGAATCCTGTTGTCACCCCCATGGAGGAGGACGAGGTGGACTTCAGCTCCTTCTCTATGGATACGCCAGAGCTGGAGAAACAGCACTCGTCCCTGTTTGGGACCAAGCTCTGCAGTGGGAGCACTAGGAGTCATTCGGTGCCTTTTACAG ggCCATTTGTCAGTGTGCTGTTGTCCCGTCTGGAGAACATGCTGGATAACTCTCTCCATGTCAACCTCCTGCTGACTGGTATACTGGCCCAGCTGGCTGCCTACCCCCAGCCTCTGCTGCAATCCTTCCTCCTCAACACCAACATGGTGTTCCAGCCCAGCGTACGCTCACTCTATCAG GTACTAGCCTCCCTTAAGAACCAGATAGAGCAGCAGGCCTCGACCAAGAAGGACTTCCCAGAGCTGATCACCTCCGCCCAGCACTGCCTCCTGGCCAGGGAGAGTTCACTCAAGGGTCAAG ATACAAACAGTGGAGACAGCAGTGAATGTTCCCCCCTGGAGGCAGGAAGGATGATGAAGagctctcctcctccccagcccAAGACCATTTCCCTGGCCAGGACCGAGGTCTTCGCTACCGTCCTCTTCACAGAGTTCCTCAAAGAACTGGCGGCTATTGCACAGGAGCACTCCATACTATCGCACGTCCCTATGGAGGAGTAA